A DNA window from Salarias fasciatus chromosome 23 unlocalized genomic scaffold, fSalaFa1.1 super_scaffold_20, whole genome shotgun sequence contains the following coding sequences:
- the LOC115384122 gene encoding thymosin beta-12-like, producing the protein MADKPDISEVNTFDKTKLKKTETQEKNPLPTKETIEQEKAATS; encoded by the exons ATGGCCGACAAGCCCGACATCTCCGAGGTCAACACGTTCGACAAGACCAAGCTGAAGAAGACGGAGACGCAGGAGAAGAACCCGCTGCCCACCAAAGAGA ccatCGAACAGGAGAAGGCGGCCACATCGTGA
- the LOC115384111 gene encoding ribose-phosphate pyrophosphokinase 2-like: MPNIMLFSGSSHHDLSQKVADRLGLDLGKVITKKFSNQETCVEIGESVRGEDVYIVQSGCGEINDNLMELLIMINACKIASSSRVTAVIPCFPYARQDKKDKSRAPISAKLVANMLSVAGADHIITMDLHASQIQGFFDIAVDNLYAEPAVLQWIRENIAEWKNSIIVSPDAGGAKRVTSIADRLNVDFALIHKERKKANEVDRMVLVGDVKDRVAILVDDMADTCGTICHAADKLIDAGAVKVYAILTHGIFSGPAISRINSAPFEAVVVTNTIPQEEKMKACPKIQVIDISMILAEAIRRTHNGESVSYLFSHVPL, from the exons ATGCCGAACATCATGCTCTTCAGCGGGAGCTCGCACCACGACCTGTCCCAGAAAGTGGCGGACCGGCTGGGGCTGGATCTGGGCAAAGTCATCACCAAGAAGTTCAGCAATCAGGAGACATG CGTGGAGATCGGGGAGAGCGTGCGGGGCGAGGACGTCTACATCGTGCAAAGCGGCTGCGGGGAAATCAACGACAACCTGATGGAGCTGCTCATTATGATTAACGCCTGTAAGATCGCCTCGTCGTCCCGCGTCACCGCCGTCATCCCCTGCTTCCCGTACGCCCGGCAGGACAAAAAAGACAAG AGTCGGGCGCCCATCTCGGCCAAGCTGGTCGCCAACATGCTGTCGGTGGCGGGAGCCGATCACATCATCACCATGGACCTGCACGCCTCCCAGATCCAG ggtTTCTTTGACATCGCCGTGGACAACCTGTACGCCGAGCCGGCCGTCCTGCAGTGGATCCGGGAAAATATCGCCGAATGGAAAAACTCCATCATCGTGTCTCCCGATGCGGGCGGAGCCAAGCG ggTGACGTCCATCGCCGACCGCCTCAACGTGGACTTCGCCCTCATCcacaaagagaggaagaaggcCAACGAGGTGGACCGCATGGTGCTGGTGGGCGACGTCAAGGACCGCGTGGCCATCTTGGTGGACGACATGGCGGACACGTGCGGGACCATCTGCCACGCCGCCGACAA GCTGATCGACGCCGGCGCCGTCAAGGTCTACGCCATCCTCACGCACGGCATCTTCTCCGGGCCCGCCATCTCGCGCATCAACAGCGCGCCGTTCGAGGCCGTGGTGGTGACCAACACCATCccgcaggaggagaagatgaaggCGTGTCCAAAAATACAG GTCATCGACATATCCATGATCCTGGCGGAGGCCATCAGGAGAACCCACAACGGCGAGTCCGTGTCCTACCTCTTCAGCCACGTCCCGctgtga
- the LOC115383922 gene encoding LOW QUALITY PROTEIN: histone deacetylase 4-like (The sequence of the model RefSeq protein was modified relative to this genomic sequence to represent the inferred CDS: deleted 1 base in 1 codon): protein MTSHSHQEGILGKEQQLEVLKTSALNHIPTVDINSALPLRLPPAAIPMDLRVDQQQQQQGSPMSPPGQQSPGPQTGGGGGGGGGGGGGGVGASVREQQLQQELLALKQKQQIQRQILIAEFQRQHEQLSRQHEAQLQEHIKQQQELLALKHQQELLEHQRKMENHRLEQELEKQQREQKLQLLKNKERGQESAVASTEVKMRLQEFVLNKKKALAQRSLNQGGLPNDAPYWYRKTQHSSLDQSSPPQTGVSTYNHPVLGVYNPRDDFPLRKTASEPNLKLRSRLKQKVSERRSSPLLRRRDSPIATAKKRSLDMADSACSSAPGSGPSSPNNSSNNIPNENGITVSVANSTEASLAQRLCGAAERGSVNQLSLYTSPSLPNITLGLPATATATAASNVTSAQQDAGLQPALSLSPPFLSGGHLTPYLAEAGAGTGAHGAHSPLLQHMVLMEQSPAQSPLVTGVSGLSMSPAASMAKLQRQHRPLGRTQSAPLPQGSAAQAHAQALALQQLVVQQQHQQFLEKHKQQFQQQQLHLNKMMAKPGESPVSRQHQSHPEETEEELREHQDAGALPPGVTIKQEPPDPQELQEEALQQHRERQAEQELLFRQQALLLEQQRIHQLRNYQASMEAAGLSISFPGHRPLSRAQSSPASASSFPISVPPPPPDPPVKPRFTTGLVYDSLMQKHQCMCGNTNSHPEHAGRIQSIWSRLQETGLRAQCECIRGRKATLEELQTVHSEAHVLLYGTNPLRQKLDCSITPMFVRLPCGGVGVDSDTIWNEVHSSGAARLAVGSVVELVFKVATGELKNGFAVVRPPGHHAEESTPMGFCYFNSVAIAAKLLQQRLSVNKILIVDWDVHHGNGTQQAFYDDPNVLYLSIHRYDDGNFFPGSGAPDEVGSGPGVGFNVNVAFTGGLDPPMGDAEYLAAFRSVVMPIANEFAPDIVLVSSGFDAVEGHPPPLGGYTLTSKCFGYLTRQLMTLAGGRVVLALEGGHDLTAICDASEACVAALLGQELDPLPKAILEQRPNPNAVRSLEKVLETHSKYWRSVHRYSPRLGLSLLEAKRGDSEEAEAVSAMASLSVANTNAMDPRPEEEPMEEEEPL from the exons aggGAATCCTGGGAAAGGAGCAGCAGCTCGAGGTCCTGAAGACATCGGCGCTCAACCACATCCCAACAG TGGACATCAACTCGGCGCTGCCCCTGCGTCTCCCCCCTGCTGCCATCCCCATGGACCTGCGCgtggaccagcagcagcagcagcaggggtcGCCTATGTCGCCA CCCGGACAGCAGTCGCCCGGTCCCCagaccggcggcggcggtggaggcggcggaggcggcggcggcggcggcgtgggggCGTCGGTGCgcgagcagcagctgcagcaggagctgctggccctgaagcagaagcagcagatccAGCGGCAGATCCTCATCGCGGAGTTCCAGCGGCAGCATGAGCAGCTGTCCCGTCAGCATGAGGCCCAGCTCCAGGAGCACATCAAG cagcagcaggagctcctggcgCTGAAGcaccagcaggagctgctggagcaccAGAGGAAGATGGAGAACCACCgtctggagcaggagctggagaagcagcagagggagcagaagctgcagctgctcaagAACAAGGAGCGCGGCCAAGAGA GCGCCGTGGCCAGCACCGAGGTGAAGATGCGTCTCCAGGAGTTCGTCCTGAACAAGAAGAAGGCTCTGGCCCAGCGGAGCCTCAACCAGGGAGGTCTCCCCAACGACGCCCCCTACTGGTACCG TAAAACCCAGCACAGCTCTCTGGACCAGAGCTCGCCTCCTCAGACCGGAGTGTCCACGTACAACCACCCCGTGCTGGGCGTCTACAACCCCCGGGACGACTTCCCACTGCGAAAGACTg CCTCGGAGCCGAACCTGAAGCTGCGCTCGCGGCTGAAGCAGAAGGTGAGCGAGCGGCGGAGCAGCCCGCTGCTGCGGCGCCGGGACAGCCCCATCGCCACCGCCAAGAAGCGCTCGCTCGACATGGCAG ACTCGGCGTGCAGCAGCGCCCCCGGATCAGGACCCAGCTCCCCGAACAACAGCTCCAACAACATCCCCAACGAGAACGGCATCACTGTGTCCGTGGCCAACAGCACAGAg gcGTCTCTGGCCCAGAGGCTGTGCGGCGCCGCCGAGCGCGGCTCCGTCAACCAGCTGTCCCTCTACACCTCGCCGTCCTTGCCCAACATCACCCTGGGGCTGCCGGCCACCGCCACGGCCACCGCCGCTTCCAAc GTGACCTCGGCGCAGCAGGACGCCGGTCTGCAGCCGGCTCTCTCCCTCAGCCCGCCCTTCCTGTCCGGCGGCCACTTGACCCCCTACCTGGCGGAGGCCGGGGCGGGCACGGGGGCGCACGGCGCCCACAgccccctgctgcagcacaTGGTGCTGATGGAGCAGAGTCCGGCCCAGAGCCCCCTGGTGACAG GCGTGAGCGGCCTCTCCATGTCGCCGGCGGCCTCCATGGCCAAGCTGCAGAGGCAGCACCGGCCGCTGGGGCGGACCCAGTCGGCGCCGCTGCCCCAGGGCAGCGCGGCCCAGGCCCACGCCCAGGCCCtggccctgcagcagctggtggtccagcagcagcaccagcagttCCTGGAGAAGCACAAGCAGcagttccagcagcagcagctccacctcaaCAAG ATGATGGCCAAGCCCGGCGAGTCGCCCGTGTCCCGCCAGCACCAGAGCCAcccggaggagacggaggaggagctgcgggAGCACCAGGACGCCGGCGCCCTGCCGCCGGGCGTCACCATCAAGCAGGAGCCGCCCGACccgcaggagctgcaggaggaggcgctgcagcagcaccggGAGCGGCAGGCCGAGCAGGAGCTGCTCTTCAGACAG CAGGCTCTCCTGTTGGAGCAGCAGCGAATCCACCAGCTCCGAAACTACCAGGCGTCCATGGAGGCGGCCGGCCTGTCCATCTCCTTCCCGGGACACCGGCCCCTGTCCAGGGCGCAGTCGTCGCCGGCGTCCGCCTCCTCGTTCCCGATCagtgtgccgccgccgccgcccgacCCCCCCGTCAAGCCTCGCTTCACCACAG gtctGGTGTACGACTCCCTGATGCAGAAGCACCAGTGCATGTGCGGAAACACCAACAGCCATCCGGAGCACGCCGGGCGCATCCAGAGCATCTGGTCCCGGCTGCAGGAGACCGGGCTGAGGGCGCAGTGCGAG tgtattCGTGGGAGGAAGGCcactctggaggagctgcagacggTTCACTCTGAAGCTCACGTCCTGCTGTACGGCACCAACCCACTCCGACAGAAACTTGATT GTTCCATCACTCCCATGTTCGTGCGGCTCCCCTGTGGCGGTGTGGGA GTCGACAGCGACACCATCTGGAACGAGGTCCACTCCTCCGGCGCCGCCCGCCTCGCCGTCGGCTCCGTGGTGGAGCTCGTGTTCAAAGTGGCGACCGGAGAGCTGAAG AACGGCTTCGCCGTGGTCCGCCCCCCCGGACACCACGCGGAGGAGAGCACCCCTAT GGGTTTCTGCTACTTCAACTCGGTGGCCATCGCAGCcaaactgctgcagcagaggctgAGCGTCAACAAGATCCTCATCGTGGACTGG GACGTTCACCACGGCAACGGCACGCAGCAGGCCTTCTACGACGACCCCAACGTCCTCTACCTGTCCATCCATCGCTACGACGACGGCAACTTTTTCCCGGGAAGCGGCGCGCCTGACGAG gtggGCAGCGGTCCTGGAGTTGGGTTCAACGTCAACGTGGCCTTCACTGGCGGCCTGGACCCGCCCATGGGGGACGCGGAGTACCTGGCTGCCTTCAG GTCGGTGGTGATGCCCATCGCCAACGAGTTCGCCCCGGACATCGTCTTGGTGTCGTCGGGCTTCGACGCGGTGGAGGGTCACCCCCCGCCTCTGGGCGGCTACACCCTCACCTCGAAAT GCTTCGGGTATCTGACCCGCCAGCTGATGACCCTCGCCGGAGGCCGGGTGGTCCTGGCTCTGGAGGGGGGTCACGACCTCACCGCCATCTGCGACGCCTCTGAGGCGTGCGTGGCCGCGCTGCTCGGCCAGGAG CTGGACCCGTTGCCGAAGGCCATCCTGGAGCAGAGGCCCAACCCCAACGCCGTGCGCTCTCTGGAGAAAGTCTTGGAGACTCACA gTAAATACTGGCGCTCGGTGCATCGCTACTCGCCGCGGCTGGGGCTATCCCTGCTGGAGGCCAAACGGGGAGACTCGGAGGAGGCCGAGGCCGTCAGCGCCATGGCCTCGCTGTCCGTGGCCAACACCAACGCCATGGATCCAAG gccagaggaggaacccatggaggaggaggaaccactGTAA